In Kitasatospora sp. NA04385, a single genomic region encodes these proteins:
- a CDS encoding benzoate/H(+) symporter BenE family transporter, with protein MPDHRTAAPARTAPVESPAPPPGRPSLRRDVSVPALLAGLVCIAVSFSGPLVVVLAAAAAGHLDPAHTASWIWAVSIGSGLTCLLLSWWTRTPVITAWSTPGAALLIGSLGAHPYPEAVGAFLVSSVAVALFGATGLFGRLIRAIPAGIVNAMLAGILFAFGAGIFTELRAAPVLVLGSFTVFLLAKRLLPRYAVPLALLAGALLAAGTVGLPLRLGSGGPTHPVWTTPAFSWSAAVGLALPLTIVALASQNAPGLGIMRASGYEPDDRLLVGATGGLSVLLAPFGSPGVNLAAITAAICTSPESHPDPRRRYVAGMSAGLLYLLVGSFGGVLVSLFTGLPPALVAVIAGVALLASFQGSLAAAVADERGRDGAVVTFLATASGMTLFGIGAPFWGLLLGLATHAVLTHRHRR; from the coding sequence ATGCCAGATCATCGGACCGCCGCTCCGGCAAGGACCGCACCGGTCGAATCCCCCGCCCCGCCGCCCGGCCGGCCCTCGCTGCGGCGGGACGTCTCGGTCCCCGCCCTGCTGGCCGGCCTCGTGTGCATCGCCGTCTCCTTCTCCGGCCCGCTGGTCGTCGTGCTCGCCGCGGCCGCCGCCGGGCACCTGGACCCGGCGCACACCGCCTCCTGGATCTGGGCGGTGTCGATCGGCAGCGGACTGACCTGCCTGCTGCTCAGCTGGTGGACCCGCACGCCCGTCATCACCGCCTGGTCGACCCCCGGCGCGGCGCTGCTGATCGGCAGCCTCGGCGCCCACCCGTACCCGGAGGCGGTCGGGGCGTTCCTGGTCAGCTCGGTCGCCGTCGCGCTGTTCGGCGCCACCGGCCTGTTCGGGCGGCTGATCAGGGCGATCCCGGCGGGCATCGTCAACGCCATGCTGGCCGGCATCCTGTTCGCCTTCGGCGCGGGCATCTTCACCGAACTGCGCGCCGCCCCCGTCCTGGTGCTGGGCAGCTTCACCGTCTTCCTGCTGGCCAAGCGCCTGCTGCCGCGCTACGCCGTCCCGCTGGCGCTGCTGGCGGGCGCGCTGCTGGCCGCGGGCACCGTCGGGCTGCCGCTGCGCCTCGGCTCCGGCGGCCCCACCCACCCCGTCTGGACCACCCCGGCGTTCTCCTGGTCCGCCGCCGTCGGTCTGGCGCTGCCGCTCACCATCGTCGCGCTGGCCTCGCAGAACGCCCCCGGCCTCGGCATCATGCGGGCCTCCGGCTACGAGCCCGACGACCGGCTGCTGGTCGGCGCGACCGGCGGCCTGTCGGTGCTGCTCGCCCCGTTCGGCTCGCCCGGCGTCAACCTGGCGGCGATCACCGCCGCGATCTGCACCAGCCCCGAGAGCCACCCCGACCCCCGCCGGCGGTACGTGGCCGGGATGTCCGCGGGCCTGCTCTACCTGCTGGTCGGCAGCTTCGGCGGCGTCCTGGTCAGCCTGTTCACCGGCCTGCCGCCCGCCCTGGTCGCGGTGATCGCCGGTGTCGCCCTGCTGGCCTCCTTCCAGGGCAGCCTGGCCGCCGCGGTCGCCGACGAGCGGGGCCGCGACGGCGCGGTGGTCACCTTCCTCGCCACCGCCTCCGGCATGACCCTGTTCGGCATCGGCGCCCCCTTCTGGGGCCTCCTGCTGGGCCTGGCCACCCACGCCGTCCTGACCCACCGCCACCGTCGCTGA
- a CDS encoding DUF3618 domain-containing protein produces MNQPFQSDEPARTDQVPEQVGHTREDLGRTVEALAAKADVREQAAHVKEQAADVKEQVKEHAAEVREQAAGAAAQAADWAREKAGQAAGLVKEKTPDPVLDKAVQAAAQVRRTAARAGHLAAERTPDEVGEKATSAAAAVRANRVPLLAGAAVLVAVLVLLRGRKRK; encoded by the coding sequence ATGAACCAGCCGTTCCAGAGCGACGAACCCGCGCGGACCGACCAGGTGCCCGAGCAGGTCGGGCACACCCGTGAGGACCTCGGCCGCACCGTCGAGGCGTTGGCGGCCAAGGCCGACGTCAGGGAGCAGGCCGCCCACGTCAAGGAGCAGGCCGCCGACGTCAAGGAGCAGGTCAAGGAGCACGCGGCCGAGGTGAGGGAGCAGGCGGCCGGGGCGGCCGCCCAGGCGGCCGACTGGGCCCGGGAGAAGGCCGGGCAGGCCGCCGGGCTGGTCAAGGAGAAGACTCCCGATCCGGTGCTCGACAAGGCGGTCCAGGCCGCGGCGCAGGTCCGCAGGACGGCGGCCCGGGCGGGGCACCTGGCGGCCGAGCGGACGCCGGACGAGGTGGGCGAGAAGGCGACGAGTGCCGCGGCGGCGGTGCGGGCCAACCGCGTCCCGCTGCTGGCCGGGGCCGCGGTGCTGGTGGCCGTCCTGGTCCTGCTGCGCGGCCGGAAGCGCAAGTGA
- a CDS encoding MerR family transcriptional regulator, translating to MLIGELARRTGVGERLLRHYERAGLIRSERRANGYRDYEEHTVETVRRIRALLAAGLPTRTIRLLLPCTDGAAALRPCPGVLAGLRDRLAVLDRRADELEAARHLLRQSIAATARRQDDP from the coding sequence GTGCTGATCGGGGAGCTGGCCCGGCGGACGGGCGTCGGCGAACGGCTGCTGCGCCACTACGAGCGGGCCGGGCTGATCCGCTCCGAACGCCGCGCCAACGGCTACCGCGACTACGAGGAGCACACGGTCGAGACGGTGCGCCGCATCCGCGCCCTGCTCGCCGCCGGCCTGCCCACCCGCACCATCCGCCTGCTGCTGCCCTGCACCGACGGCGCGGCCGCCCTGCGCCCCTGCCCCGGCGTCCTGGCCGGCCTCCGGGACCGGCTGGCCGTCCTCGACCGCCGGGCCGACGAACTGGAGGCCGCCCGGCACCTGCTGCGCCAGTCGATCGCCGCCACCGCCCGCCGCCAGGACGACCCCTGA
- a CDS encoding phosphopantetheine-binding protein: protein MLPPHAVPHAFVPLDALPLTPNGKLDRRALPVPSPGAGTSAAHVPPRTEAEELVAEVWQEVLGVDGVGAHDDFFDLGGHSLLATRVIARLRAAVDLAVPLRTLFTHRTVAAFAEAVEAALAAEIDTLSDAAAEELLAAQDAVEGPRPTP from the coding sequence GTGCTGCCGCCGCACGCCGTCCCGCACGCGTTCGTGCCGCTCGACGCGTTGCCGCTCACCCCCAACGGGAAGCTGGACCGCCGGGCGCTGCCCGTCCCGTCCCCCGGCGCCGGGACGTCGGCGGCGCACGTGCCGCCGCGCACCGAGGCCGAGGAGCTGGTGGCCGAGGTCTGGCAGGAGGTGCTCGGCGTCGACGGGGTCGGCGCCCACGACGACTTCTTCGACCTCGGCGGGCACTCGCTGCTCGCCACCCGGGTGATCGCCCGGCTGCGGGCCGCGGTCGACCTCGCCGTCCCGCTCCGGACGCTGTTCACCCACCGCACCGTGGCGGCCTTCGCCGAGGCCGTCGAGGCCGCGCTCGCCGCCGAGATCGACACCCTCTCCGACGCCGCCGCCGAAGAACTCCTGGCCGCCCAGGACGCCGTGGAAGGACCCCGCCCGACCCCATGA
- a CDS encoding amidohydrolase family protein, with protein sequence MIIDAHSHVHDPVGAHLELLDEAGVDRAVLFATRPHPERAGDLAALRRELAVLAEALDGRSATVEAYRGAWRELDAALAARPDRFIGFLSVPLGLDARATAELVEREVVGRGLHGIGELTPPPGGAGLVEPVLRAAADLGRLPVVVHGSAPTTGPDLATLAALARRYPGVPLVVSQLGGQHWMQAVELARDTPNLYLELSTAPVVFAVRLAVRELPERTLFGSDAPYGDPVLARALVERVTAPGEVRDRVLGGTLAELVGLG encoded by the coding sequence GTGATCATCGACGCGCACAGCCACGTCCACGACCCGGTCGGGGCGCACCTGGAGCTGCTGGACGAGGCCGGGGTCGACCGCGCGGTGCTCTTCGCGACCCGGCCGCACCCGGAACGGGCGGGCGACCTGGCCGCGCTGCGCCGGGAGTTGGCCGTCCTGGCGGAGGCGCTGGACGGCCGGTCCGCCACGGTGGAGGCGTACCGGGGCGCCTGGCGGGAGCTGGACGCGGCGCTGGCCGCCCGGCCGGACCGGTTCATCGGCTTCCTGTCGGTGCCGCTGGGGCTGGACGCCCGCGCGACCGCCGAACTGGTGGAACGGGAGGTGGTCGGGCGCGGGCTGCACGGGATCGGCGAGCTGACGCCGCCGCCGGGCGGGGCCGGGCTGGTCGAGCCGGTGCTCCGGGCGGCGGCCGACCTGGGGCGGCTCCCGGTGGTCGTGCACGGGTCCGCGCCGACCACCGGGCCGGACCTGGCGACGCTGGCGGCGCTGGCCCGCCGGTACCCCGGCGTTCCGCTGGTGGTCAGCCAGTTGGGCGGTCAGCACTGGATGCAGGCCGTCGAACTGGCCCGGGACACGCCGAACCTGTACCTGGAACTGTCCACCGCCCCGGTGGTCTTCGCGGTCCGGCTGGCCGTCCGCGAGCTGCCCGAGCGGACGCTGTTCGGCTCGGACGCACCGTACGGCGACCCGGTGCTCGCCCGCGCCCTGGTGGAACGGGTCACCGCGCCGGGCGAGGTCCGCGACCGGGTGCTGGGCGGGACGCTCGCCGAACTGGTCGGCCTCGGCTGA
- a CDS encoding CU044_2847 family protein: MKYLVELPVGTTTVNVEVIAEDEGLVQVSRSDRLARRAARSLGEMLADVRPVAEEFVAGLGSMARRPDEVSLEFGLTMSAEADLVVSSAAAEANFKVSLTWRPAQGSPEPNPSR, translated from the coding sequence ATGAAGTACCTGGTGGAGCTGCCGGTCGGCACGACGACGGTGAACGTGGAGGTGATCGCGGAGGACGAGGGACTGGTGCAGGTGTCCCGGTCCGACCGGCTGGCCCGGCGGGCGGCCAGGTCCCTGGGCGAGATGCTCGCGGACGTCCGCCCGGTCGCCGAGGAGTTCGTCGCGGGGCTCGGCTCGATGGCCCGGCGCCCGGACGAGGTGTCGCTCGAGTTCGGGCTGACGATGTCGGCGGAGGCGGACCTGGTGGTCTCCTCGGCGGCGGCGGAGGCGAACTTCAAGGTGTCGCTGACGTGGCGCCCCGCGCAGGGCAGCCCTGAGCCGAACCCGTCGCGGTGA
- a CDS encoding DUF4235 domain-containing protein, producing MKAVAVLYKPVGLTLGVVGGMVAGVAFKQVWKAVGHSDDAPDPTDKDHGWGEVLFAAALHGAVFGLVKAAIDRGGAVGVRRLTGTWPD from the coding sequence GTGAAGGCGGTCGCGGTCCTCTACAAGCCGGTCGGGCTGACGCTCGGCGTCGTCGGCGGCATGGTCGCGGGCGTCGCCTTCAAGCAGGTGTGGAAGGCGGTCGGCCACAGCGACGATGCCCCGGACCCCACCGACAAGGACCACGGCTGGGGTGAGGTGCTGTTCGCCGCCGCCCTCCACGGCGCGGTCTTCGGGCTGGTCAAGGCCGCCATCGACCGCGGCGGGGCCGTCGGCGTCCGGCGCCTGACGGGGACCTGGCCCGACTGA
- a CDS encoding non-ribosomal peptide synthetase/MFS transporter, producing MSTADRTTTAEPSPAAAPAPVPAPAAVPSPAAALSDPKRELLRRRLAARNRTRTAAVPRREPGTPVPLSFAQERLWFMEQFAPGTSAYNIPVVRRLRGPLDAELLRAAVDTSVARHETLRSRYPATEDGRPLLVVDPPAPTPVPVVAAADERAAERLVDEAAAVPFDLEAGPLLRVLLVRLAADDHVLLLVVHHSVGDGWSSEVLLGEVLLGYAARAAGAPDPLPELPVQYGDFALWQRERLSGDRLAAELAHWRRELAGVEPLQLAFSRPRPPQQTFEGAGYGFAVDRPLLDRLSALADRHGATPYMVLLAAFQLLLARYSGQRDFAVGSPVAGRPEPELEPLVGMFVNVLALPARLGGDPTFGELVDRTRETCLEAYAHQELPFAHLVSELNVARDASRPPVFQAVLAVQNYATQRSAAVELPFEVEPFGVRASGTRFDLELFLQEWPDGLRGSFNYNTDLFAEPDVAVLAGHFDRLLRAVAAHPDTRLSALDTLTPAELAFETERFNDTAVDRPATTLTALVAEQTARTPDAVAVAVEGRPALTYRELDALAGRIAARLAAEGVGPGSLVAVSAERSPELVAALLGVLRSGAAYAPVEPDHPAERRALLLADSGATVLLTQRGLPTPVGCTARVLLLDDPAEWPRARSLPAGPRPDDTAYLIYTSGSTGTPKGVPNTHRAIANRVRWMQDAYRLGPDDAVLQKTPTGFDVSVWEFFWPLTAGARIVLARPGGQKDSGYLRDLVVSAGVTVAHFVPAMLTAFLAEEGVERCTTLRRVVCSGEALPPDAARELTSRLPGLALANLYGPTEAAVDVSAWECTGPLESVPIGLPIHNTRLYVLDERLRPVPPGAPGELHIGGTAVALGYHRRPGLTAARFVPDPWGPPGSRLYRTGDLARRRADGTLEHLGRIDQQVKLRGMRIEPGETEAALRAQPGVADAAVVLREDRPGDQRLVGYLVVADGAEEPDHAALRTALRRSLPDHQVPTAFTAVPALPLTPNGKLDRRALPVPRVHRPAGAAEPATPAERVLAEIWAEVLGLPSVGADESFFDLGGHSLLATQVVARARRRLAAVEARPISVMDLFTHRTVRELAAVADRTDGERAPRGLLHRLTRAVPAERRRLTLVCVPYGGGSAVVYQPVADALPADTELWAVAVPGHDLGVTEEHLAFDELAARIAAEVRERVEGPLVVYGHCAVGTALAVCVARELEASGRELEGVYAGAQFPFARPRSRVLSALGKIASLEPLVGDRTYANWLTGMGVDTSELDEEQVRFVVGNMRRDTRAAEDWFTRAIAEVADGAPRLRAPLVSLVGDRDPAADFYQERYREWLLLAERSAVAVLDEGGHFFITYRAAEVAAAVTSVHRAVVAGTTGALPAPGPENSWWFHAETGPAAGTTTGTTAETTETAETAETAAGPATPADDGPQPSMRRFLLVAGGQLVSITGSALTEFALPIWILLQTGSMTRYALYAVVAMLPGILVGPLAGAVVDRLDRRAVMLGGDLTAAATQAALLGLLLAGRLQSWEVYALLGVLSVALTFQRLAYASAVPQLVPKQYLGHANGIVQLAFGTAQFVVPLAAVALLAAIGLRGILVIDVVSYALAVGVLLAVRFPRTLPWTRRESLVAEIRNGFAHTWRHRGFRAMLLWFAGLNVFLSPLFLLTTPLVLAFADLGAAARVAVAGGAGALLGGVAMGFWGGPRRHRLRGMLALAGLLAVAGAVTGLRPNLWVVAAGAFGMSFALSLVNGIYATIVQTKVAQRFHGRVFALNTLIAWSTLPLGHGVVAPLGSAVFGPLMEPGGALAPVFGPLVGTGPGRGIALMYVLFGLAMMALVALGLRLPALARFDRDVPDAEPDDLVGLRERARTAAARRAEGGTA from the coding sequence ATGAGCACCGCCGACAGAACCACCACGGCCGAGCCTTCCCCGGCCGCCGCGCCCGCTCCCGTCCCGGCCCCAGCCGCCGTCCCCTCCCCGGCCGCCGCGCTCTCCGACCCCAAGCGGGAGCTGCTGCGCCGCCGGCTGGCCGCCCGGAACCGGACCCGGACGGCCGCGGTGCCCCGGCGGGAGCCCGGAACGCCCGTGCCGCTCTCCTTCGCCCAGGAACGCCTGTGGTTCATGGAGCAGTTCGCCCCCGGCACCAGCGCGTACAACATCCCGGTCGTCCGGCGGCTGCGCGGCCCGCTCGACGCCGAGCTGCTGCGGGCCGCGGTGGACACCAGCGTCGCCCGGCACGAGACGCTGCGCTCCCGCTACCCGGCGACCGAGGACGGGCGCCCGCTGCTGGTCGTCGACCCGCCCGCCCCGACGCCGGTGCCCGTGGTCGCGGCCGCCGACGAGCGCGCCGCCGAACGCCTGGTGGACGAGGCCGCCGCCGTCCCCTTCGACCTGGAGGCCGGCCCGCTGCTGCGGGTGCTGCTGGTCCGGCTGGCGGCGGACGACCACGTCCTGCTGCTCGTCGTCCACCACAGCGTCGGCGACGGCTGGTCGAGCGAGGTGCTGCTCGGCGAGGTGCTGCTCGGGTACGCCGCCCGGGCGGCCGGCGCGCCCGATCCGCTGCCCGAACTGCCGGTGCAGTACGGCGACTTCGCCCTGTGGCAGCGCGAGCGGCTGAGCGGCGACCGGCTCGCCGCGGAACTCGCCCACTGGCGGCGCGAACTCGCCGGTGTCGAGCCGCTGCAGCTGGCCTTCTCCCGGCCCCGGCCCCCGCAGCAGACCTTCGAGGGCGCGGGCTACGGCTTCGCGGTGGACCGGCCGCTGCTCGACCGGCTGTCCGCGCTGGCCGACCGGCACGGCGCCACCCCGTACATGGTGCTGCTCGCCGCGTTCCAGCTCCTGCTGGCCCGCTACAGCGGCCAGCGCGACTTCGCGGTCGGCTCGCCGGTGGCCGGCCGCCCGGAACCCGAACTGGAGCCGCTCGTCGGCATGTTCGTCAACGTGCTGGCGCTGCCCGCCCGGCTGGGGGGCGACCCGACCTTCGGCGAACTGGTCGACCGCACCCGCGAGACCTGCCTGGAGGCGTACGCGCACCAGGAGCTGCCGTTCGCCCACCTGGTCAGCGAGCTCAACGTGGCCCGGGACGCCTCCCGGCCGCCGGTCTTCCAGGCCGTGCTGGCCGTCCAGAACTACGCCACCCAGCGCTCCGCGGCCGTGGAACTGCCCTTCGAGGTCGAGCCGTTCGGGGTCCGGGCCAGCGGCACCCGGTTCGACCTGGAGCTGTTCCTCCAGGAGTGGCCGGACGGCCTGCGGGGCTCGTTCAACTACAACACCGACCTGTTCGCCGAGCCGGACGTCGCGGTCCTGGCCGGCCACTTCGACCGGCTGCTGCGGGCCGTCGCCGCCCACCCCGACACCCGCCTGTCCGCGCTCGACACCCTCACCCCGGCCGAACTCGCCTTCGAGACCGAGCGCTTCAACGACACCGCGGTCGACCGCCCCGCCACCACGCTGACCGCCCTGGTCGCCGAGCAGACCGCCCGGACGCCGGACGCCGTGGCCGTCGCCGTCGAGGGGCGCCCCGCGCTCACCTACCGCGAACTCGACGCCCTGGCCGGGCGGATCGCCGCCCGGCTCGCCGCCGAGGGCGTCGGCCCCGGCAGCCTGGTCGCGGTGAGCGCCGAGCGCTCGCCGGAGCTCGTCGCCGCGCTGCTCGGCGTGCTGCGCTCCGGCGCCGCCTACGCGCCGGTCGAACCGGACCACCCGGCGGAGCGCCGCGCCCTGCTGCTCGCGGACAGCGGCGCCACCGTCCTGCTCACCCAGCGGGGCCTGCCGACGCCGGTCGGCTGCACCGCCCGGGTGCTGCTGCTCGACGACCCGGCGGAGTGGCCGCGGGCCCGTAGCCTGCCCGCCGGGCCGCGGCCGGACGACACCGCGTACCTGATCTACACCTCCGGCTCCACCGGCACCCCCAAGGGCGTGCCCAACACCCACCGGGCCATCGCCAACCGCGTCCGGTGGATGCAGGACGCCTACCGCCTGGGCCCCGACGACGCCGTCCTGCAGAAGACCCCGACCGGCTTCGACGTCTCCGTCTGGGAGTTCTTCTGGCCGCTGACCGCCGGGGCCCGGATCGTGCTGGCCCGGCCGGGCGGGCAGAAGGACAGCGGCTACCTCCGCGACCTCGTCGTCTCCGCCGGCGTCACCGTCGCCCACTTCGTCCCCGCGATGCTCACCGCGTTCCTCGCCGAGGAGGGCGTCGAGCGCTGCACCACGCTGCGCCGGGTGGTGTGCAGCGGCGAGGCGCTGCCGCCCGACGCCGCCCGCGAGCTGACCTCCCGGCTGCCCGGGCTGGCACTGGCCAACCTGTACGGGCCGACCGAGGCCGCCGTCGACGTCTCCGCCTGGGAGTGCACGGGGCCGCTGGAGAGCGTGCCGATCGGCCTCCCGATCCACAACACCCGGCTGTACGTGCTCGACGAGCGGCTGCGCCCGGTGCCGCCCGGCGCCCCCGGGGAGCTGCACATCGGCGGCACCGCCGTCGCCCTCGGCTACCACCGGCGCCCCGGGCTCACCGCCGCCCGGTTCGTCCCCGACCCGTGGGGGCCGCCCGGCTCCCGCCTCTACCGGACCGGGGACCTGGCCCGCCGCCGCGCCGACGGCACCCTCGAACACCTCGGGCGGATCGACCAGCAGGTCAAGCTCCGCGGCATGCGGATCGAGCCCGGCGAGACCGAGGCCGCGCTCCGCGCCCAGCCGGGCGTCGCCGACGCCGCCGTCGTGCTGCGCGAGGACCGCCCCGGCGACCAGCGGCTGGTCGGCTACCTGGTGGTCGCCGACGGCGCCGAGGAGCCCGACCACGCGGCGCTGCGGACGGCGCTGCGGCGCAGCCTGCCCGACCACCAGGTGCCGACGGCCTTCACCGCCGTGCCCGCCCTGCCGCTCACCCCCAACGGGAAGCTGGACCGGCGCGCCCTGCCGGTGCCGCGGGTCCACCGCCCGGCCGGGGCCGCCGAACCCGCGACCCCGGCCGAGCGGGTGCTCGCCGAGATCTGGGCGGAGGTCCTCGGCCTGCCCTCGGTCGGCGCCGACGAGAGCTTCTTCGACCTCGGCGGCCACTCGCTGCTGGCCACCCAGGTGGTCGCCCGGGCCCGCAGGCGGCTGGCCGCGGTGGAGGCCCGGCCGATCAGCGTGATGGACCTGTTCACCCACCGGACCGTCCGCGAGCTGGCGGCCGTCGCGGACCGGACCGACGGCGAGCGCGCCCCGCGCGGCCTGCTGCACCGGCTCACCCGGGCGGTGCCGGCCGAGCGGCGCCGGCTGACCCTGGTCTGCGTCCCGTACGGCGGCGGCAGCGCCGTCGTCTACCAGCCCGTCGCCGACGCGCTGCCCGCCGACACCGAGCTGTGGGCGGTGGCCGTCCCCGGCCACGACCTCGGCGTGACCGAGGAGCACCTGGCCTTCGACGAGCTGGCGGCCAGGATCGCCGCCGAGGTCCGGGAGCGGGTCGAGGGCCCGCTCGTCGTGTACGGCCACTGCGCGGTCGGCACGGCGCTCGCCGTCTGCGTGGCCCGCGAGCTGGAGGCGTCCGGCCGGGAGCTGGAGGGCGTCTACGCCGGCGCCCAGTTCCCGTTCGCCCGGCCGCGCAGCCGGGTGCTCTCCGCGCTCGGCAAGATCGCCTCGCTCGAACCGCTGGTCGGCGACCGCACGTACGCCAACTGGCTGACCGGCATGGGCGTGGACACCTCCGAACTGGACGAGGAGCAGGTCCGGTTCGTGGTGGGCAACATGCGCCGGGACACCAGGGCGGCCGAGGACTGGTTCACCCGGGCCATCGCGGAGGTCGCCGACGGCGCGCCCCGGCTGCGGGCGCCGCTGGTCTCCCTGGTCGGCGACCGCGACCCGGCGGCCGACTTCTACCAGGAGCGCTACCGCGAGTGGCTGCTGCTGGCCGAGCGCTCGGCCGTGGCCGTGCTCGACGAGGGCGGGCACTTCTTCATCACCTACCGCGCGGCCGAGGTCGCCGCCGCCGTCACCAGCGTGCACCGCGCCGTCGTCGCCGGGACGACCGGCGCGCTGCCCGCGCCCGGCCCCGAGAACTCCTGGTGGTTCCACGCCGAGACCGGGCCCGCCGCCGGGACGACCACCGGGACGACCGCCGAGACGACCGAGACCGCCGAGACCGCCGAGACCGCCGCCGGACCCGCCACCCCGGCCGACGACGGGCCGCAGCCCAGCATGCGGCGCTTCCTGCTGGTGGCCGGCGGCCAGCTGGTGTCCATCACCGGTTCGGCGCTCACCGAGTTCGCCCTGCCGATCTGGATCCTGCTGCAGACCGGTTCGATGACCCGCTACGCCCTGTACGCGGTGGTCGCGATGCTCCCGGGCATCCTGGTCGGCCCGCTGGCCGGGGCGGTCGTCGACCGGCTGGACCGCCGCGCGGTGATGCTCGGCGGCGACCTGACCGCCGCCGCCACCCAGGCCGCACTGCTGGGGCTGCTGCTGGCCGGCCGGCTGCAGTCCTGGGAGGTGTACGCGCTGCTCGGCGTGCTCTCCGTCGCCCTGACCTTCCAACGGCTCGCCTACGCCTCCGCCGTGCCGCAGCTCGTCCCCAAGCAGTACCTGGGGCACGCCAACGGCATCGTCCAACTCGCCTTCGGGACGGCGCAGTTCGTCGTTCCGCTGGCCGCGGTGGCGCTGCTCGCCGCGATCGGGCTGCGGGGCATCCTGGTGATCGACGTGGTCAGCTACGCGCTCGCCGTCGGCGTGCTGCTCGCAGTGCGCTTCCCGCGCACGCTGCCCTGGACCAGGCGGGAGTCGCTGGTCGCCGAGATCCGCAACGGCTTCGCCCACACCTGGCGCCACCGGGGCTTCCGGGCGATGCTGCTGTGGTTCGCCGGGCTGAACGTCTTCCTGTCGCCGCTGTTCCTGCTCACCACCCCGCTGGTGCTCGCCTTCGCCGACCTCGGGGCGGCCGCCCGGGTCGCGGTCGCGGGCGGCGCCGGGGCCCTGCTCGGCGGGGTGGCCATGGGGTTCTGGGGCGGGCCGCGGCGGCACCGGCTGCGCGGGATGCTGGCCCTGGCGGGCCTGCTCGCCGTGGCCGGCGCCGTCACCGGGCTGCGCCCGAACCTGTGGGTGGTGGCGGCCGGGGCGTTCGGCATGTCGTTCGCGCTGTCCCTGGTCAACGGCATCTACGCGACGATCGTCCAGACCAAGGTCGCGCAGCGCTTCCACGGCCGGGTGTTCGCCCTGAACACCCTCATCGCCTGGTCCACCCTGCCACTGGGCCACGGGGTCGTCGCCCCGCTGGGCTCCGCCGTGTTCGGCCCGCTGATGGAGCCGGGCGGCGCGCTCGCCCCGGTGTTCGGCCCGCTCGTCGGCACCGGCCCGGGGCGCGGCATCGCCCTGATGTACGTGCTGTTCGGCCTCGCCATGATGGCGCTGGTCGCCCTCGGGCTGCGGCTCCCGGCGCTGGCCCGCTTCGACCGCGACGTGCCCGACGCCGAGCCGGACGACCTGGTCGGCCTGCGCGAACGGGCCCGGACCGCCGCGGCCCGCCGGGCCGAGGGGGGCACCGCGTGA